A part of Fervidobacterium thailandense genomic DNA contains:
- the uvrA gene encoding excinuclease ABC subunit UvrA — protein MDKIIVKGARVHNLKGIDVEIPKFSFTVITGLSGSGKSSLAMDTIFTEGQRRYLESLSAYVRQFIGELKRPEVESIEGLSPAIAIDQKSVSHNPRSTVGTVTEIYDYLRVLYAQIGVPHCPHCGKELQKMSVDEIVSHMFKHFSGKRVTITAPIAWQKKGTFKDEFQKYLEKGYTRVEVDGTIYRLEEVPELNKNVRHDINLVIDRTSIVEENVHRIFQSVELALKEGNGFVLLKTEDGREHMYSEKLSCLDCGFSMPEINAKLFSFNSPYGACPDCHGLGFKLEVDEDSIFEEDKPVIEGLRIGHKADGWLPRRIERIVREYGGNPHLPFRAQPDEVKEALLYGTEYFEGLVNLVKERYEEYTSEEMREWLVENFFVERTCQTCGGKRLRAEALSVFVAGLNIIEFTELPISKELEVIRNLKSTLGTKKLEAVGELIDEIEKRLDFLKQVGLGYLTLARNVRTLSGGEAQRIRLATQIGSKLTGVIYVLDEPTIGLHQRDNDRLINMLKQLRDLGNTVIVVEHDEDVIRSADYVVDIGPGAGVNGGWVVFSGTVQELMKCERSLTGKYLSGKLKIEVPRQRRKGNGKYLRIIGARHNNLKHITVEFPLGTFICVTGVSGSGKSSLILDTLYPALSNKLYRTKLPVGEHDRIEGIEEIDKVIAIDQSPIGKTPRSNPATYTKVFDAIRELYAMTPEARARGYDKGRFSFNVKGGRCEACAGQGVIKIEMMFLPEVYVECDVCKGTRYNSETLEVTYKGKNIAEVLDMTVDEALEFFQNIPAIRDTLQVLSDVGLGYIKLGQPATTLSGGEAQRVKLAAELKKKATGRTLYILDEPTVGLHFDDVKKLVNVLNKLVDKGNTVIVIEHNLDVIKSADYIIDLGPEGGDEGGYVIATGTPEELAQNPNSWTGMYLRRVLERDYETGVV, from the coding sequence ATGGATAAAATTATTGTAAAAGGTGCAAGGGTTCACAACCTGAAGGGTATCGACGTTGAGATACCCAAGTTTAGTTTTACGGTTATCACCGGATTGTCTGGATCCGGAAAAAGTTCGCTGGCGATGGACACCATATTCACCGAAGGCCAGCGTCGGTACCTGGAGAGTCTCTCGGCATACGTGAGACAGTTCATCGGCGAACTGAAGCGTCCAGAGGTTGAATCAATAGAGGGCTTGTCACCTGCGATAGCGATCGACCAAAAAAGCGTATCGCACAACCCCAGGTCGACGGTAGGTACGGTTACCGAAATCTACGATTATTTGCGCGTTCTTTACGCACAAATAGGGGTTCCGCACTGTCCACACTGTGGAAAGGAACTCCAAAAAATGTCCGTTGATGAAATAGTTTCACACATGTTCAAACACTTTTCCGGAAAAAGGGTTACGATAACTGCACCGATAGCGTGGCAGAAAAAAGGAACGTTCAAGGACGAGTTCCAAAAATACCTTGAAAAGGGTTATACACGCGTTGAGGTGGACGGAACGATTTACCGTCTTGAAGAGGTTCCCGAACTGAACAAGAACGTTAGACACGACATCAACTTGGTGATCGATCGTACGAGTATTGTGGAGGAAAATGTTCACCGTATTTTTCAGTCTGTGGAACTCGCGTTGAAAGAAGGTAACGGTTTTGTCTTGCTGAAAACCGAAGACGGCCGTGAGCACATGTACTCGGAAAAACTTTCCTGTTTGGACTGCGGTTTTTCGATGCCGGAGATAAACGCAAAACTTTTTTCTTTCAACAGCCCGTACGGAGCTTGTCCGGATTGCCACGGTCTGGGATTCAAACTCGAAGTTGACGAGGATTCGATCTTTGAGGAAGATAAGCCGGTCATCGAAGGACTTCGCATCGGTCACAAAGCCGATGGATGGTTGCCTCGGAGGATCGAGAGGATCGTTAGGGAGTACGGCGGTAACCCGCATCTACCTTTTAGAGCGCAACCTGACGAAGTGAAGGAAGCATTGCTTTACGGTACCGAGTACTTCGAAGGACTTGTGAACCTTGTGAAGGAACGTTACGAAGAGTACACCTCGGAAGAGATGCGCGAATGGTTGGTTGAGAATTTCTTTGTCGAGAGGACCTGTCAAACGTGCGGTGGCAAGAGGTTGCGTGCAGAGGCTTTATCCGTCTTTGTTGCCGGGTTAAACATTATCGAATTCACCGAGTTACCGATTTCAAAGGAGTTGGAAGTGATTAGAAATTTGAAGTCCACACTCGGTACAAAGAAACTTGAAGCTGTTGGAGAGCTCATCGACGAGATAGAAAAGCGACTTGATTTCTTAAAGCAGGTGGGGCTCGGATACCTGACGTTGGCAAGAAACGTGCGAACTCTTTCTGGTGGTGAGGCCCAGAGAATCCGCCTGGCTACGCAGATCGGTTCGAAATTAACCGGTGTCATCTATGTGCTCGATGAGCCCACGATAGGACTCCACCAGAGGGACAACGATCGCTTGATTAACATGCTAAAACAACTCAGGGACCTGGGTAACACGGTCATCGTTGTTGAACACGACGAAGACGTCATCCGAAGCGCGGACTATGTGGTGGACATCGGACCTGGTGCTGGTGTCAATGGGGGATGGGTCGTGTTTTCGGGGACTGTTCAAGAGTTGATGAAGTGCGAGCGGTCGTTGACCGGAAAGTACCTCAGTGGAAAGTTGAAGATCGAAGTTCCACGGCAACGTAGAAAAGGCAACGGCAAGTACCTGCGTATAATCGGGGCCAGGCACAACAATTTGAAACACATTACGGTGGAGTTTCCACTTGGAACTTTCATATGCGTTACCGGTGTCAGTGGGTCCGGTAAGAGTTCTCTCATTTTGGATACACTCTATCCTGCCCTCTCCAACAAGCTTTATAGAACCAAACTGCCGGTTGGAGAGCACGACCGAATAGAAGGCATCGAGGAGATAGATAAAGTCATCGCCATCGACCAATCCCCTATCGGTAAGACTCCGCGGAGCAACCCCGCAACTTATACGAAGGTCTTTGACGCCATCAGGGAGCTTTACGCTATGACTCCGGAAGCGCGGGCTCGCGGGTACGACAAAGGACGGTTCAGCTTCAACGTCAAAGGTGGCAGGTGTGAAGCGTGTGCCGGACAGGGAGTAATAAAGATCGAGATGATGTTCCTTCCCGAAGTTTACGTGGAATGCGACGTGTGTAAAGGAACACGCTACAACTCCGAAACACTTGAGGTTACGTACAAAGGCAAAAACATAGCCGAAGTGCTTGATATGACTGTCGACGAAGCCCTCGAATTTTTCCAAAACATCCCCGCAATACGTGATACCTTGCAAGTTCTATCCGACGTTGGACTTGGTTACATCAAGTTGGGACAACCAGCAACCACGCTCTCGGGTGGGGAAGCTCAGCGCGTTAAACTCGCTGCCGAGCTCAAGAAGAAAGCGACGGGGAGGACGTTGTACATCCTCGACGAACCTACCGTCGGTTTGCACTTCGACGATGTTAAGAAACTTGTTAACGTGTTGAACAAACTCGTTGATAAAGGTAACACGGTGATAGTCATCGAACACAATCTCGATGTTATAAAATCGGCCGATTACATCATTGATTTGGGACCTGAGGGTGGCGACGAGGGTGGTTACGTTATCGCCACCGGTACACCAGAGGAACTGGCTCAAAATCCAAACTCATGGACGGGTATGTATCTCAGAAGAGTTCTTGAGAGAGACTACGAAACGGGGGTTGTGTGA
- the rdgB gene encoding RdgB/HAM1 family non-canonical purine NTP pyrophosphatase — protein MIIYVASKNPHKVQEIQLVTPAHVTLKPIEGDWIVDETGETFLENSVLKAIEYGKYVGSPVVSDDSGLSIDALDGFPGVMSARYLEGASYREKMESILELMKNVKDRRAKFVCCATYYDPRKPFLVSVQGEVHGHISYEIRGEKGFGYDPIFIPEGYDKTFGELGEDVKKHISHRSVAFKKLFDILSLLGII, from the coding sequence ATGATCATCTACGTAGCCTCGAAAAATCCTCACAAAGTTCAAGAAATTCAACTGGTTACACCAGCTCATGTCACGTTGAAACCGATTGAAGGTGACTGGATCGTTGACGAGACCGGTGAGACGTTTCTGGAGAACTCCGTCCTGAAAGCGATTGAATACGGAAAATACGTAGGCAGTCCCGTGGTCTCCGACGACTCTGGGCTTTCCATCGACGCGCTCGATGGCTTTCCTGGAGTGATGAGCGCCAGGTACCTTGAAGGTGCGAGCTATCGCGAAAAGATGGAGAGTATTCTGGAGTTGATGAAGAATGTGAAGGATCGACGGGCAAAATTTGTCTGTTGTGCAACGTATTACGATCCGCGCAAACCGTTTTTGGTCTCAGTACAAGGAGAAGTACACGGTCACATTTCTTACGAAATACGCGGTGAGAAGGGATTTGGATACGATCCAATATTCATCCCGGAAGGTTACGACAAGACATTCGGTGAACTTGGTGAGGATGTGAAAAAGCATATTAGCCACCGCAGTGTAGCGTTTAAAAAACTTTTCGACATCCTCAGCCTGCTGGGAATAATTTAA